Proteins found in one Paraburkholderia caballeronis genomic segment:
- a CDS encoding quinone oxidoreductase family protein produces MSKAIRYDRTGGPEVMRWVDVDVGDPGEGEIRIRQTAVGLNYLDVYFRNGLYPQPLPAGLGSEAAGEVTAVGAGVTALKAGDRVAYVARPPGAYAQERVLKAAQVVKLPDAISDEAAASVMLQGLTAQYLLRRTYRVKPGDTILIQAAAGGVGLLVCQWAKALGATVIGTVGSDDKAQIAKAHGCDYPIVYTREDFTARVREITNGAGVPVVYDSIGKDTYVKSLNCLAPLGMFVSFGNASGPLPPIDSSEFAGRGSLFFTRPTLFTYIAKRDDYEAMSAELFDVIASGKVKTSINQRYPLEDVATAHADLEGRRTTGSTILLP; encoded by the coding sequence GTGAGCAAGGCAATCCGTTACGACCGGACCGGCGGCCCGGAGGTCATGAGGTGGGTCGACGTCGACGTGGGCGATCCGGGCGAGGGCGAGATCCGCATCCGGCAGACCGCGGTCGGGCTCAACTACCTCGACGTGTATTTCCGCAACGGCCTGTACCCGCAGCCGCTGCCGGCCGGTCTCGGCTCGGAGGCCGCCGGCGAGGTGACGGCGGTCGGCGCGGGCGTCACCGCGCTGAAGGCCGGCGACCGCGTCGCGTACGTCGCGCGGCCGCCGGGCGCGTATGCGCAGGAGCGCGTGCTGAAGGCCGCGCAGGTGGTGAAGCTGCCGGACGCGATTTCGGACGAGGCGGCCGCGTCGGTGATGCTGCAGGGGCTCACCGCGCAATACCTGCTGCGCCGCACGTACCGCGTGAAGCCGGGCGACACGATCCTGATCCAGGCGGCGGCCGGCGGCGTCGGGCTGCTGGTGTGCCAGTGGGCGAAGGCGCTCGGCGCGACGGTGATCGGCACGGTCGGTTCGGACGACAAGGCGCAGATCGCGAAGGCGCACGGCTGCGATTACCCGATCGTCTACACGCGCGAGGACTTCACCGCGCGCGTGCGCGAGATCACGAACGGCGCGGGCGTGCCGGTCGTGTACGACTCGATCGGCAAGGACACGTATGTGAAGTCGCTCAACTGTCTCGCGCCGCTCGGGATGTTCGTGAGCTTCGGCAACGCGTCGGGGCCGCTGCCGCCGATCGACTCGTCGGAGTTCGCGGGACGCGGGTCGCTGTTTTTCACGCGGCCGACGCTGTTCACGTACATCGCGAAGCGCGACGACTATGAGGCGATGTCGGCGGAACTGTTCGACGTGATCGCGTCCGGCAAGGTGAAGACGTCGATCAATCAACGGTATCCGCTGGAGGACGTCGCGACCGCGCATGCGGATCTCGAAGGGCGGCGCACGACCGGCTCGACGATCCTGCTGCCGTAG
- a CDS encoding methylglyoxal synthase: MPTRVALIAHDHKKDDIVTLAGEYADTLRRCELIATGTTGARIAAVHGLTVERMLSGPHGGDLQIGARLAEGEVDMVIFLRDPMTPQPHEPDINALVRACDVHNVPCATNISTARMILDVLKLRLDATI, translated from the coding sequence ATGCCGACCCGCGTCGCGCTGATCGCGCACGACCACAAGAAGGACGACATCGTCACGCTGGCGGGCGAATACGCCGACACGCTGCGCCGCTGTGAACTGATCGCGACCGGCACGACCGGCGCGCGGATCGCCGCGGTGCACGGCCTGACGGTCGAGCGGATGCTGTCCGGCCCGCACGGCGGCGACCTGCAGATCGGCGCGCGGCTCGCCGAGGGCGAGGTCGACATGGTGATCTTCCTGCGCGACCCGATGACGCCGCAGCCGCACGAGCCGGACATCAACGCGCTCGTGCGCGCGTGCGACGTGCACAACGTGCCGTGCGCGACGAACATCTCGACCGCGCGGATGATTCTCGACGTACTGAAGCTGCGCCTCGACGCCACGATCTGA
- a CDS encoding SDR family oxidoreductase yields MDMGIAGRNALVCAASKGLGRGCAEALAAEGVNLTIVARTADTLEKTADEIRSKTGVTVKTVACDITTPEGRAAALAACGEPDILVNNAGGPPPGDFRSYTHDDWLRAVEGNMLTPIELIKATVDGMIARGFGRIVNITSSSVKAPIDVLGLSNGARSGLTGFVAGIARQLAPTGVTLNNLLPGSFDTDRIAATIVAQAKANNISEDEARARRVKSIPAGRFGTPDEFGRACAFLCSVHAGYITGQNWLIDGGAYPGTY; encoded by the coding sequence ATGGACATGGGCATCGCAGGACGCAACGCGCTCGTCTGCGCGGCAAGCAAGGGACTCGGGCGCGGCTGCGCCGAGGCGCTCGCCGCGGAAGGCGTGAATCTGACGATCGTCGCGCGCACCGCGGACACGCTGGAGAAGACCGCCGACGAGATTCGCAGCAAAACCGGCGTCACCGTGAAGACGGTCGCGTGCGACATCACCACGCCCGAGGGCCGCGCGGCCGCGCTGGCCGCGTGCGGCGAGCCGGACATCCTCGTGAACAATGCAGGCGGGCCGCCGCCCGGCGACTTCCGCAGCTACACGCACGACGACTGGCTGCGCGCGGTCGAGGGCAACATGCTGACGCCGATCGAGCTGATCAAGGCGACTGTCGACGGGATGATCGCGCGCGGTTTCGGGCGCATCGTGAACATCACGAGTTCGTCGGTGAAGGCGCCGATCGACGTGCTCGGGCTGTCGAACGGCGCGCGCTCGGGGCTGACCGGCTTCGTCGCGGGCATCGCGCGGCAGCTCGCGCCGACCGGCGTCACGCTGAACAACCTGCTGCCGGGCTCGTTCGACACCGACCGGATCGCCGCGACGATCGTCGCGCAGGCGAAGGCGAACAACATTTCCGAGGACGAGGCGCGCGCGCGGCGGGTCAAGTCGATCCCGGCGGGCCGCTTCGGCACGCCCGACGAATTCGGCCGCGCGTGTGCGTTCCTGTGCAGCGTGCATGCGGGTTACATCACCGGCCAGAACTGGCTGATCGACGGCGGCGCCTATCCGGGCACCTACTGA
- the upp gene encoding uracil phosphoribosyltransferase: MKQDSRFPNLFILDHPLIQHKLTHMRDKDTSTRTFRELLREITLLMGYEITRDLPVTTRRVTTPLVEFDAPVIAGKKLAIVPVLRAGVGMSDGLLELIPSARVGHIGVYRDDDHRPVEYLVRLPDLEDRTFILCDPMVATGNSAVHAIDVLKRRGVGGDRIMFLALVAAPEGVEVFQNAHPDVKLFVASLDTRLNEHAYIEPGLGDAGDRLFGTKN, from the coding sequence ATGAAACAGGACAGCCGTTTTCCGAATCTCTTCATCCTCGATCACCCGCTGATCCAGCACAAGCTCACCCACATGCGCGACAAGGACACCTCGACGCGCACGTTCCGCGAGCTGCTGCGCGAGATCACGCTGCTGATGGGCTACGAGATCACCCGCGACCTGCCGGTCACGACGCGCCGCGTGACGACGCCGCTCGTCGAGTTCGACGCGCCGGTGATCGCCGGCAAGAAGCTCGCGATCGTGCCGGTGCTGCGCGCCGGCGTCGGCATGTCGGACGGGCTGCTCGAACTGATCCCGTCGGCGCGGGTCGGCCACATCGGCGTGTACCGCGACGACGACCACCGGCCGGTCGAATACCTGGTGCGGCTGCCCGACCTGGAGGACCGCACGTTCATCCTGTGCGATCCGATGGTCGCGACCGGCAACTCGGCCGTGCACGCGATCGACGTGCTGAAGCGGCGCGGCGTCGGCGGCGACCGGATCATGTTCCTCGCGCTCGTCGCGGCCCCCGAGGGCGTCGAGGTGTTCCAGAACGCGCATCCGGACGTGAAGCTGTTCGTCGCGTCGCTGGACACGCGGCTGAACGAACATGCGTACATCGAACCGGGCCTCGGCGACGCAGGCGACCGGCTGTTCGGCACGAAAAACTGA
- a CDS encoding YebC/PmpR family DNA-binding transcriptional regulator, producing MAGHSKWANIKHKKAAADAKRGKVWTRLIKEIQVAARLGGGEIDSNPRLRLAVDKAYDANMPKDNINRAIQRGVGGVDGANYEEIRYEGYGIGGAAVIVDTMTDNRTRTVAEVRHAFSKFGGNMGTDGSVSFMFDHVGQFLFAPGTPEDKLMEAALEAGADDVVTNDDGSIEVVCPPNDFATVKAALEAAGFKAELAEVTMKPQTEVEFTGDDAAKMQKLLDALENLDDVQEVYTNASIADE from the coding sequence ATGGCGGGTCATTCGAAATGGGCCAACATCAAGCATAAGAAGGCGGCTGCCGACGCGAAGCGCGGCAAGGTCTGGACGCGGCTCATCAAGGAAATCCAGGTCGCCGCGCGCCTCGGCGGCGGCGAAATCGACTCGAACCCGCGCCTGCGGCTCGCCGTCGACAAGGCCTACGACGCCAACATGCCGAAGGACAACATCAACCGCGCGATCCAGCGCGGCGTCGGCGGCGTGGACGGCGCGAACTACGAGGAAATCCGCTACGAAGGCTACGGCATCGGCGGCGCGGCGGTCATCGTCGACACGATGACCGACAACCGCACCCGCACCGTCGCGGAAGTGCGCCATGCGTTCTCGAAGTTCGGCGGCAACATGGGCACCGACGGCTCGGTGTCGTTCATGTTCGATCACGTCGGCCAGTTCCTGTTCGCGCCCGGCACGCCGGAAGACAAGCTGATGGAAGCCGCGCTCGAAGCGGGCGCGGACGACGTCGTCACGAACGACGACGGCAGCATCGAGGTGGTCTGCCCGCCAAACGATTTCGCGACGGTGAAAGCCGCGCTCGAAGCCGCGGGTTTCAAGGCGGAACTCGCGGAAGTCACGATGAAGCCGCAGACTGAAGTCGAATTCACCGGCGACGATGCAGCGAAGATGCAGAAGCTGCTCGACGCGCTGGAGAATCTCGATGACGTGCAGGAGGTGTACACGAACGCGTCGATCGCCGACGAGTGA
- the purD gene encoding phosphoribosylamine--glycine ligase: MKLLVVGSGGREHALAWKLAQAPRVQLVYVAPGNGGTAQDERLANVDITDIGELADFAEREQVAFTVVGPEAPLAAGIVNLFRSRGLKVFGPTKEAAQLESSKDFAKAFMKRHGIPTAAYETFSDAAAAHAYIDAQGAPIVIKADGLAAGKGVVVATTLEEAHAAVDMMLADNKLGDAGARVVIEEFLAGEEASFIVMVDGKHVLALASSQDHKRLLDGDRGPNTGGMGAYSPAPIVTPQLHARVMREIVLPTVSGMEKEGIRYTGFLYAGLMIDAQGNPKTLEFNCRMGDPETQPIMARLKGDFSKVFEHAIAGTLNTVELEWDRRTALGVVLAAHNYPDAPRKGDRISEIPAETADAVTFHAGTTLVDGKLTTSGGRVLCVVGLADSVRSAQSIAYETVNQISFDGMQYRHDIGYRAVSRKQPN; this comes from the coding sequence ATGAAGTTACTCGTCGTCGGTTCTGGCGGCCGTGAACATGCGCTCGCGTGGAAGCTCGCGCAGGCGCCGCGCGTACAGCTCGTCTATGTCGCGCCGGGCAATGGCGGCACCGCGCAGGACGAACGGCTCGCGAACGTCGACATCACGGACATCGGCGAACTCGCCGACTTCGCCGAGCGCGAGCAGGTCGCGTTCACCGTGGTCGGGCCGGAAGCGCCGCTCGCAGCCGGCATCGTGAACCTGTTCCGCTCGCGCGGCCTGAAGGTGTTCGGCCCGACGAAGGAAGCAGCGCAGCTCGAAAGCTCGAAAGACTTCGCGAAGGCGTTCATGAAGCGGCACGGCATTCCGACCGCCGCGTACGAGACGTTCTCCGACGCAGCCGCCGCGCACGCGTACATCGACGCGCAAGGCGCGCCGATCGTCATCAAGGCCGACGGCCTCGCGGCCGGCAAGGGCGTGGTCGTCGCGACGACGCTCGAAGAGGCGCACGCGGCCGTCGACATGATGCTCGCGGACAACAAGCTCGGCGACGCCGGCGCGCGCGTCGTGATCGAGGAGTTCCTCGCCGGCGAGGAAGCGAGCTTCATCGTGATGGTCGACGGCAAGCACGTGCTCGCGCTCGCGTCGAGCCAGGACCACAAGCGGCTGCTCGACGGCGACCGCGGCCCGAACACCGGCGGCATGGGCGCGTACTCGCCCGCGCCGATCGTCACGCCGCAGCTGCACGCGCGCGTGATGCGCGAGATCGTCCTGCCGACCGTCAGCGGGATGGAGAAGGAAGGCATCCGCTACACCGGTTTCCTGTACGCGGGCCTGATGATCGACGCGCAGGGCAACCCGAAGACGCTCGAATTCAACTGCCGGATGGGCGACCCGGAAACGCAGCCGATCATGGCGCGGCTGAAGGGCGACTTCTCGAAGGTCTTCGAGCACGCGATCGCCGGCACGCTGAACACCGTCGAACTCGAATGGGACCGCCGCACCGCGCTCGGCGTCGTGCTGGCCGCGCACAACTATCCGGACGCGCCGCGCAAGGGCGACCGGATCAGCGAGATCCCGGCCGAGACCGCGGACGCCGTCACGTTCCACGCGGGCACGACGCTCGTCGACGGCAAGCTGACGACGTCGGGCGGCCGCGTGCTGTGCGTGGTCGGCCTCGCGGACTCGGTGCGCAGCGCGCAGTCGATCGCCTACGAGACGGTGAACCAGATCTCGTTCGACGGGATGCAGTATCGCCACGACATCGGCTATCGCGCGGTCAGCCGCAAGCAGCCGAACTGA
- the hemF gene encoding oxygen-dependent coproporphyrinogen oxidase — MIDSTHDSATVRAWLQGLQTRIADALGAFDGTPLATDEWQRAPGEKLRGGGCTRILENGGFFERAGIGFSDVAGDALPPSASAVRPQLAGRGFEAMGVSLVLHPRNPYCPTVHMNVRLLVATKAGEPPVFWFGGGMDLTPYYGFEDDARHFHRVCRDALAPYGDDLYPRFKRWCDDYFFLKHRNEARGIGGIFFDDFSEPGFEKSFAMVKSVGDAFLNAYLPIVEKRRDTPYGDAERAFQSYRRGRYVEFNLVWDRGTLFGLQSGGRSESILMSMPPGASWRYDWQPQPGTPEARLYTDFLPVRDWA; from the coding sequence ATGATCGATTCGACTCACGACAGCGCGACCGTCCGCGCATGGCTTCAGGGGCTGCAAACGCGGATCGCCGATGCGCTCGGCGCATTCGACGGCACGCCGCTCGCGACCGACGAGTGGCAGCGCGCGCCCGGCGAAAAACTGCGCGGCGGCGGCTGCACGCGGATCCTCGAAAACGGCGGTTTCTTCGAACGCGCGGGCATCGGCTTCTCCGACGTCGCCGGCGACGCGCTGCCGCCGTCCGCGAGCGCCGTGCGCCCGCAGCTCGCGGGGCGCGGCTTCGAGGCGATGGGCGTGTCGCTCGTGCTGCATCCGCGCAACCCGTACTGCCCGACCGTGCACATGAACGTGCGCCTGCTCGTCGCGACGAAGGCCGGCGAGCCGCCGGTGTTCTGGTTCGGCGGCGGAATGGACCTGACGCCGTATTACGGCTTCGAGGACGACGCGCGCCACTTTCACCGCGTGTGCCGCGACGCGCTCGCGCCATACGGCGACGACCTGTATCCGCGCTTCAAGCGCTGGTGCGACGACTACTTCTTCCTGAAGCATCGCAACGAGGCGCGCGGGATCGGCGGCATCTTCTTCGACGACTTCTCCGAACCCGGTTTCGAGAAGTCGTTCGCGATGGTGAAGAGCGTCGGCGACGCGTTCCTGAACGCGTATCTGCCGATCGTCGAGAAGCGCCGCGACACCCCGTACGGCGACGCCGAGCGCGCGTTCCAGTCGTACCGGCGCGGCCGTTACGTCGAGTTCAACCTGGTCTGGGACCGCGGCACGCTGTTCGGCCTGCAAAGCGGCGGGCGCAGCGAGTCGATCCTGATGTCGATGCCGCCCGGCGCGAGCTGGCGCTACGACTGGCAGCCGCAGCCCGGCACGCCGGAAGCGCGCCTGTACACCGACTTCCTGCCCGTGCGCGACTGGGCCTGA
- a CDS encoding nicotinate-nucleotide adenylyltransferase produces the protein MVTRPSSPSRPDAPPAPVTRRVGLLGGTFDPIHNGHLALARRFAQLLDLTDLVLLPAGQPWQKPEVSAAEHRLAMTRAAAASLSLPGVAVSVDTDEIDHDGPTYTVETLRRWRARNGHDASLTLLMGADQLVHLDTWHEWRELFTYAHIGAASRPGFDLASVPADVAAEIAPRRADAAALRSSAHGHLLLDDALALDVSATDIRRQIRACVAQHRSGDAHGTDAADHVPAAVWDYILQHHLYHG, from the coding sequence ATCGTGACGCGCCCTTCTTCCCCTTCCCGTCCGGACGCGCCGCCCGCGCCCGTCACGCGCCGCGTCGGCCTGCTCGGCGGCACGTTCGACCCGATCCACAACGGCCATCTCGCGCTCGCGAGGCGCTTCGCGCAACTGCTCGACCTGACCGACCTCGTGCTGCTGCCGGCCGGCCAGCCGTGGCAGAAGCCGGAGGTGTCCGCGGCGGAGCACCGGCTCGCGATGACGCGCGCGGCGGCCGCATCGCTGTCGCTGCCGGGCGTCGCGGTCAGCGTCGACACCGACGAGATCGACCACGACGGCCCGACCTACACCGTCGAGACGCTGCGCCGCTGGCGCGCGCGCAACGGCCACGACGCATCGCTGACGCTGCTGATGGGCGCGGACCAGCTCGTGCATCTCGACACGTGGCACGAATGGCGCGAGCTGTTCACCTACGCGCACATCGGCGCGGCGAGCCGGCCCGGCTTCGACCTGGCGTCGGTGCCGGCCGACGTCGCCGCCGAAATCGCGCCGCGCCGCGCCGACGCGGCCGCGCTGCGTTCGAGCGCGCACGGCCATCTGCTGCTCGACGACGCGCTCGCGCTCGACGTCTCCGCGACCGACATCCGGCGCCAGATCCGCGCGTGCGTCGCGCAGCATCGCTCAGGCGACGCGCACGGAACCGACGCCGCCGATCACGTTCCCGCGGCCGTGTGGGACTATATTCTTCAACATCATCTGTACCACGGGTAA
- the rsfS gene encoding ribosome silencing factor yields MDIRKLQRTIVDALEDVKAQDIKVFNTSHLTELFDRVIVASGTSNRQTKALASSVREKVKEAGGDIISTEGEDIGEWVLVDCGDAVVHILQPALRQYYNLEEIWGDKPVRVKLATGSRFGGAQPSEPLDDEEDEDDAPVAKPVAKSAVKPAAKSAVKPAAKSAARPVARPAAKTARKTAARRSTSK; encoded by the coding sequence ATGGATATCCGCAAACTGCAACGCACCATCGTCGACGCTCTCGAAGACGTAAAGGCCCAGGACATCAAGGTGTTCAACACGAGCCACCTGACCGAACTGTTCGATCGCGTGATCGTCGCGAGCGGCACGTCGAACCGGCAAACCAAGGCGCTCGCGTCCAGCGTGCGCGAGAAGGTGAAGGAAGCCGGCGGCGACATCATCAGCACCGAAGGCGAGGACATCGGCGAATGGGTGCTGGTCGATTGCGGCGACGCGGTCGTCCACATCCTTCAGCCCGCGCTGCGCCAGTACTACAACCTCGAAGAAATCTGGGGCGACAAGCCGGTGCGCGTGAAGCTCGCGACGGGCAGCCGCTTCGGCGGCGCACAACCGTCCGAGCCGCTCGACGACGAAGAGGACGAGGACGACGCGCCGGTGGCGAAGCCGGTCGCAAAATCGGCTGTGAAGCCGGCTGCAAAGTCGGCAGTGAAGCCGGCCGCGAAGTCGGCGGCAAGACCGGTCGCAAGGCCCGCCGCGAAAACCGCGCGCAAAACCGCCGCGCGCCGCAGCACCAGCAAGTGA
- the rlmH gene encoding 23S rRNA (pseudouridine(1915)-N(3))-methyltransferase RlmH → MKLHIVAVGHRMPDWIAAGFDEYTKRMPPELRIELREIKPEQRSSGRSAESVMAAERQRIEAALPKQARIVALDERGKDWTTMQLANALPDWQQDSRDVAFLIGGADGLDPQLKARADLLLRLSSLTLPHAMVRVLLAEQLYRAWTITQNHPYHRV, encoded by the coding sequence ATGAAGCTCCACATCGTCGCCGTCGGCCACCGGATGCCCGACTGGATCGCCGCCGGCTTCGACGAATACACGAAGCGGATGCCGCCCGAACTGCGGATCGAGCTTCGCGAGATCAAGCCCGAGCAACGTTCGTCGGGCCGCTCCGCGGAAAGCGTGATGGCAGCCGAGCGCCAGCGCATCGAGGCCGCGCTGCCGAAGCAGGCGCGCATCGTCGCGCTCGACGAACGCGGCAAGGACTGGACCACGATGCAGCTCGCGAACGCGCTGCCCGACTGGCAGCAGGACAGCCGCGACGTCGCGTTCCTGATCGGCGGCGCGGACGGGCTCGACCCGCAGTTGAAGGCGCGCGCCGACCTGCTGCTGCGTCTGTCGAGCCTCACGCTGCCGCACGCAATGGTCCGCGTGCTGCTCGCCGAGCAGTTGTATCGCGCGTGGACCATCACGCAGAATCATCCGTATCATCGCGTCTGA
- a CDS encoding Maf family protein yields MPSPYPFVYLASQSPRRQELLQQLGVRFELLLPRPDEDAEALEAVLPDEAAADYVMRVSVAKAVAARRRLEAGGHANAPILTADTTVTIDGRILGKPLDTADAVAMLASLRGREHEVLTAVAVVDADGALLPAALSRSRVRFAAAGDAALARYVASGEPFGKAGAYGIQGRAAEFVERIDGSYSGIMGLPLFESAALLRAAGIDF; encoded by the coding sequence ATGCCGTCGCCCTACCCGTTCGTCTATCTCGCCTCGCAAAGCCCGCGCCGCCAGGAGCTGCTGCAACAGCTCGGCGTGCGTTTCGAACTGCTGCTGCCGCGTCCGGACGAGGACGCCGAGGCGCTCGAAGCGGTGCTGCCGGACGAGGCGGCGGCCGACTACGTGATGCGCGTCAGCGTCGCGAAAGCCGTCGCCGCGCGCAGGCGCCTCGAAGCGGGCGGCCACGCGAATGCGCCGATCCTGACCGCCGACACGACGGTAACGATCGACGGCCGCATTCTCGGCAAGCCGCTCGATACCGCCGACGCGGTCGCGATGCTCGCGAGCCTGCGCGGACGCGAACACGAAGTGCTGACCGCCGTCGCGGTCGTCGACGCGGACGGCGCGCTGCTGCCCGCCGCGCTGTCACGCTCGCGGGTGCGCTTCGCCGCTGCGGGCGACGCCGCGCTCGCGCGCTACGTCGCGAGCGGCGAGCCGTTCGGCAAGGCCGGCGCATACGGCATCCAGGGCCGAGCGGCAGAGTTCGTCGAACGAATCGACGGGTCCTATTCGGGTATCATGGGTTTGCCTCTGTTTGAATCCGCCGCCCTGCTGCGCGCGGCCGGCATCGACTTCTAG
- the rng gene encoding ribonuclease G, with translation MNEEILINVTPQETRVALVQQGAVQELHVERTLSRGRVGNIYLGKVVRVLPGMQSAFIDIGLERAAFLHVADIWHPRIPGETHQPVAHAPIEKTVFEGQTLMVQVIKDPIGTKGARLSTQASIAGRTLVYLPQEPHIGISQKIESEAEREAVRARLTAVLPADEKGGYIVRTIAEDATSEELAADVAYLRKTWATIVAQAQRMPATSLLYQDLNLAQRVLRDFVNDETTRIQVDSRETFQKLSEFATEFTPAVRPLLHHYTGERPLFDLYSIETEIQRALSRRVDLKSGGYLVIDQTEAMTTIDVNTGGYVGARNFDDTIFKTNLEAAHTIARQLRLRNLGGVIIIDFIDMENVEHRDQVLGELKKALSRDRTRVTVNGFSQLGLVEMTRKRTRESLAHVLCEPCPICQGKGQVKTARTVCYDVLREILRESRQFNPREFRVVASQHVIDLFLEEESQHLAMLIDFIGKPVSLQVESNLSQEQYDIVLM, from the coding sequence ATGAACGAAGAAATCCTGATCAACGTCACGCCGCAGGAGACGCGCGTCGCGCTGGTGCAGCAAGGTGCAGTGCAGGAGCTTCATGTCGAGCGCACGCTGTCGCGCGGACGCGTCGGCAACATCTATCTCGGCAAGGTCGTGCGCGTGCTGCCGGGCATGCAGTCCGCATTCATCGACATCGGGCTCGAACGCGCCGCGTTCCTGCACGTCGCCGACATCTGGCATCCGCGCATTCCGGGCGAAACGCATCAGCCGGTCGCGCACGCGCCGATCGAAAAGACCGTGTTCGAAGGCCAGACGCTGATGGTCCAGGTCATCAAGGACCCGATCGGCACGAAGGGCGCGCGGCTGTCGACGCAGGCGAGCATCGCCGGGCGCACGCTCGTCTATCTGCCGCAGGAGCCGCACATCGGCATCTCGCAGAAGATCGAGAGCGAAGCCGAGCGCGAGGCCGTGCGCGCGCGGCTGACCGCCGTGCTGCCCGCCGACGAGAAAGGCGGCTACATCGTGCGCACGATCGCCGAAGACGCGACGAGCGAGGAACTCGCGGCCGACGTCGCGTATCTGCGCAAGACGTGGGCGACGATCGTCGCGCAGGCGCAGCGTATGCCTGCGACGAGCCTGCTGTACCAGGACCTGAACCTCGCGCAGCGCGTGCTGCGCGACTTCGTGAACGACGAGACGACGCGCATCCAGGTCGATTCGCGCGAAACGTTCCAGAAGCTGTCCGAGTTCGCGACCGAGTTCACGCCGGCCGTGCGGCCGTTGCTGCATCACTACACCGGCGAACGGCCGCTGTTCGACCTGTACAGCATCGAGACCGAGATCCAGCGCGCGTTGTCGCGGCGCGTCGATCTGAAGTCCGGCGGCTACCTCGTGATCGACCAGACCGAGGCGATGACGACGATCGACGTGAACACCGGCGGTTATGTCGGCGCGCGCAACTTCGACGACACGATCTTCAAGACGAATCTCGAAGCCGCGCATACGATCGCGCGTCAACTGCGGCTGCGCAATCTAGGCGGCGTCATCATCATCGACTTCATCGACATGGAGAACGTCGAGCATCGCGACCAGGTGCTCGGCGAACTGAAGAAGGCGCTCTCGCGCGACCGCACGCGCGTGACCGTGAACGGCTTCTCCCAGCTCGGCCTCGTCGAGATGACGCGCAAGCGCACGCGCGAATCGCTCGCGCATGTGCTGTGCGAGCCGTGTCCGATATGCCAGGGCAAGGGGCAGGTGAAGACTGCGCGGACCGTCTGTTACGACGTGCTGCGCGAGATCCTGCGCGAGTCGCGGCAGTTCAATCCGCGCGAGTTTCGCGTGGTCGCCTCGCAACACGTGATCGACCTGTTTCTCGAAGAGGAGTCGCAGCATCTCGCGATGCTGATCGACTTCATCGGCAAGCCGGTGTCGTTGCAGGTCGAGTCGAATCTGAGCCAGGAGCAGTACGACATCGTGCTGATGTGA
- a CDS encoding DUF4148 domain-containing protein: MKSLIQAVVVAVAISAPLASFAQSNAPVTRAQVRAELAQLEKAGYRVGDGDNTHYPEGIQAAEARVAAANGNTAYGGVATGSSQGGSAAPRVSASDWNAMYGH; encoded by the coding sequence ATGAAGTCCCTGATTCAAGCCGTTGTCGTCGCAGTCGCCATTTCCGCTCCGCTCGCTTCGTTCGCGCAGTCGAACGCGCCGGTTACCCGCGCACAGGTTCGCGCCGAACTCGCGCAACTCGAAAAGGCCGGCTACCGCGTCGGCGACGGCGACAACACGCACTATCCGGAAGGCATTCAGGCCGCCGAAGCGCGCGTGGCCGCGGCGAACGGCAACACGGCCTACGGCGGCGTCGCAACCGGCTCGTCGCAGGGCGGTTCGGCCGCGCCGCGCGTGTCGGCCTCGGACTGGAACGCGATGTACGGCCACTAA